TCCTGCACGGGCTGGAGCCCCCGGCCCGGCTGCGGATCCCGGCACCGGCCCGGATCCGCCCTCGGCGACCCCACTCCGCGGTCGAACCGGCCCGATCCGAGAACGACGACCCCACCGACCCGCGCGTACGGTTCCAGGAGAAACGGCAGGACTACGCCCGCCGACTCGAGGCGGCGGAGGGACTCGACCTCGGTGCGGTCGATGTCCGGTCTCCCTTCGTTCCGGTCGTCCGTATCTCGTTGGACACCGCCTTCCGGATCGTGTGCGGCCACGAGCGCCGGCACCTGGAGCAGGCGGAGAAGGCGCTCGAAGGAAACTGATCGCCACTCTTCGAGCTGGTCAGGAGACGAACGATCGTCGTACAGTCGCATCATGAACGGCCCTCGAACCTCCGGAGTCGTCGTGTTCCGACTGTGCCTGTCGCTCGTCGTCGGCCTTCTCCTGGCCACACCGGACGGAGCGCGTGCGGTCGAGGTGCGTCTCGGACTGACCGGCTCCGTCCACGCGAGCAGCAGCGCGGCCACCTCCGCCAACGTGGCGACCGAAGAGATCGACACCACGGTGCCCGCACTGGGCACCGAGCTCCGCGTGCGACTCCCCTATGGTCTGCGCGTCGGGGGCCACTACGCCCACCACCGACGGACCGTCGGCGGAATCTACGACAGCGCGTTCGGAGCGGGAGACGTGGAGTTCGATCTCGACGCCGACGAGTTCGGTGTCTTCGCCGAGGCCCACCTGAGACTGGCCCCGTGGTCGTGGGAGGATCCCTTCG
This region of Candidatus Krumholzibacteriia bacterium genomic DNA includes:
- a CDS encoding DinB family protein, which translates into the protein MIDPAPDVDHPTLRERWDELKANGDRAVAIAGSLTPSQLWERPRPKRWSVGECLDHLVRAGDAYLEVIDEAVTHARPAEHADAARKPQPNVLERILLHGLEPPARLRIPAPARIRPRRPHSAVEPARSENDDPTDPRVRFQEKRQDYARRLEAAEGLDLGAVDVRSPFVPVVRISLDTAFRIVCGHERRHLEQAEKALEGN